In a single window of the Bacteroides acidifaciens genome:
- a CDS encoding Cof-type HAD-IIB family hydrolase, which produces MTKALFFDIDGTLVSFETHRIPTSTIKALEAAHAKGHKIFIATGRPKAIINNLSELQDRNLIDGYITMNGAYCFVGEQVIYKSAIPQEEVKAMAAFCEKKGVPCIFVEEHNISVCQPDEIVKKTFYDFLHVNVIPTVSFEEATSKEIIQMTPFITEEEEKEIRPSIPTCEIGRWYPSFADVTAKGDTKQKGIDEIIRYFDIKLEDTMSFGDGGNDISMLRHAAIGVAMGQAKDDVKAAADYVTAPIDEDGISKAMKHFGIIE; this is translated from the coding sequence ATGACGAAAGCATTATTTTTTGATATAGACGGAACGCTGGTCAGTTTTGAAACTCACCGCATCCCGACTTCTACCATCAAGGCATTGGAAGCCGCCCATGCAAAAGGGCACAAAATATTTATCGCTACCGGACGCCCGAAAGCTATTATCAACAACCTTTCCGAACTACAAGACCGGAATCTCATAGATGGATACATAACCATGAACGGGGCTTATTGTTTTGTCGGTGAGCAAGTTATTTATAAAAGTGCCATCCCCCAAGAGGAAGTAAAAGCAATGGCAGCTTTCTGCGAAAAGAAAGGAGTGCCTTGTATCTTTGTAGAGGAACATAACATATCCGTTTGCCAGCCTGACGAGATAGTGAAAAAGACATTCTATGATTTCCTGCATGTGAATGTTATCCCGACTGTTTCTTTTGAAGAAGCGACCAGCAAAGAGATTATACAAATGACACCTTTTATCACAGAGGAAGAAGAAAAAGAAATCCGCCCGTCTATCCCGACATGTGAGATAGGTCGCTGGTATCCATCTTTTGCCGACGTAACCGCGAAAGGAGATACAAAGCAAAAGGGGATTGATGAAATCATCCGTTACTTTGATATTAAGTTGGAAGATACGATGTCATTCGGAGATGGTGGAAACGACATCAGTATGCTTCGCCATGCCGCTATCGGAGTAGCTATGGGACAGGCAAAGGATGATGTAAAAGCTGCCGCCGATTACGTGACGGCTCCCATTGACGAGGACGGAATCAGCAAAGCGATGAAACATTTCGGAATCATTGAATAA
- a CDS encoding MalY/PatB family protein encodes MKYNFDEIIDRNGTDSVKWDGVEGRWGRKDLIPMWVADMDFRTAPFVIDALKKRLEHEVLGYTFACKEWSESIINWLQARHGWTVSEEMLTFTPGIVRGLAFAIHCFTQKGDKVMVMPPVYHPFFLVTQKNEREVVFSPLVLKDGQYYIDFDRFRQDIQGCKLLILSNPHNPGGRVWTKEELAQIADICHESGTLIISDEIHADLTLPPYKHPTFALISEKARMNSLIFMSPSKAFNMPGLASSYVIIENEELRHRFQTYMEASEFSEGHLFAYLSVAAAYSHGTEWLEQVLAYIKENVDFTENYLKEHIPAIKMIRPQASYLIFLDCRELGLNQEELNRLFIEDAHLALNDGATFGKEGEGFMRLNIACPRTTLERALKQLEQAVISLK; translated from the coding sequence ATGAAATATAATTTTGATGAAATAATAGACCGTAACGGTACAGACTCCGTTAAATGGGACGGAGTGGAAGGGCGTTGGGGACGCAAGGACTTGATTCCGATGTGGGTAGCTGATATGGATTTCCGTACAGCCCCTTTTGTGATAGACGCTTTGAAAAAACGCCTGGAGCATGAAGTGCTCGGATATACTTTTGCCTGCAAAGAATGGTCGGAATCCATAATCAACTGGTTACAGGCACGCCACGGGTGGACGGTAAGTGAGGAGATGCTGACATTCACTCCCGGCATTGTCCGTGGATTGGCTTTTGCTATTCACTGCTTTACGCAGAAAGGGGATAAAGTCATGGTGATGCCGCCTGTTTATCATCCTTTCTTTTTGGTAACTCAGAAGAATGAACGCGAAGTTGTATTTAGCCCGTTAGTGCTGAAAGACGGACAATATTATATTGATTTTGACCGTTTTCGCCAAGATATTCAGGGCTGCAAACTGCTTATTTTAAGTAACCCTCATAATCCGGGCGGACGTGTATGGACAAAAGAGGAGCTGGCTCAAATAGCCGATATTTGTCATGAAAGCGGTACATTAATCATCTCTGACGAGATTCATGCCGACTTGACTTTGCCGCCATACAAGCATCCTACGTTCGCTCTTATCTCGGAAAAAGCGCGGATGAATTCACTCATCTTTATGTCTCCGAGTAAAGCGTTCAATATGCCGGGACTGGCAAGCTCTTATGTAATTATAGAAAATGAGGAGCTTCGTCACCGTTTCCAAACATATATGGAAGCAAGTGAGTTCAGCGAAGGGCATCTGTTTGCTTACTTGAGTGTAGCAGCTGCTTACAGTCATGGTACTGAATGGCTTGAACAAGTACTTGCTTATATCAAGGAAAATGTGGACTTCACCGAAAACTATCTGAAAGAGCATATTCCTGCCATCAAGATGATTCGTCCGCAAGCTTCCTACCTTATCTTTTTGGATTGCCGTGAATTAGGACTAAATCAGGAAGAACTGAACCGCCTTTTCATAGAAGATGCTCATTTGGCATTGAACGATGGAGCAACATTTGGCAAGGAAGGCGAAGGCTTCATGCGGTTGAATATTGCTTGTCCGCGTACTACATTGGAACGTGCGTTGAAGCAGTTGGAGCAGGCAGTAATAAGCTTAAAGTAA